CCAAACGTCGAAACGTCGGGTATCATACACGCGCGACGCAAAAGGGACCACGTATGAAAATCGCCAGCATCAATGTCAACGGCATCCGCGAGGCCGTCGGTCGAGGCTTTCTCGACTGGCTTGCCAACCAGGACGCCGACGTTGTCTGCGTCCAGAATCTCAAGGCCAAAAGCTTCGAACTGGACGACAGCATTCTCTACCCGGAAGGCTATGAGGGTTATTTCCTCGATGCCGAAGAAGACGGTTTCTCCGGTGTAGGGATCTACTGCCGCAAGATTCCCAAGGCCATCATGTACGGCCTGGGCTTTCCGCAGTGTGATCATGAGGCCCGCTTCCTGCAGGCGGACTACGATCGTTTCAGCATCGCCAGTTTCCTGATGCCTGACGGTAGTGATCCGGCCGCCAAGCAGGCGTTCATGGCTCAGTATCAGGAATACCTGTCCAAGATGGCTCGCAAACGCCGTGAGTACATCATCTGCGGCACCTGGCACATCGCGCACAAGACCATCGATCTGGCCAACTGGTCGGACAACCAGAGCACACCGGGCTTCAAGCCTGACGAGCGTGCCTGGATGGATCAGGTGTTCGGTCCGACCGGCTTCATCGATACCTTCCGCGAGATCAATCGCGATGGCGATGAATACACCTGGTGGCCGAAGCTGGATTCCGAAGTGCCGCGTACTCGCCAGGAGGGTTGGCGTCTCGATTACCAGATCGTCGGACCCAACTTCCGTCGGCACATCACCGACGCCTGGATCGACTACGATGCCACTTTCTCGGAGTACGCTCCGCTGATCGTCGAGTACGACCTGCCACTGTAAAGCCCGTCCCGTGTCGCCGTCTGGCCCTGGTCCGGGGCCGGATATCGCAACGCCGGCCCCGAATGGAGGCCGGCGTTGTGATTGGGGGCTGCGACGCGTGTCTGCCAGAAAGCTACTGGGCAGAACGTTACGGGCAGCAGGTCACTTGCAGAAACCAAGCGCCTCACGCTGATGGGCAAACAGCTCGGCTCCTGCCTTGTCGGCCAGGTCGAGCATGGCATTGAGCTGCTCGCGCTTGAAGCTGCCGGACTCCGCGGTGCCCTGCACCTCGATCATCTCGCCACTCTCACTCAGCACCACGTTCATGTCGGTGTCGGCGGAGGAGTCTTCCGGGTAGTCAAGGTCAACCACCGGCAGGCCCTTGTACAGCCCCACCGAGATCGAGCTGATCAACTGCTTGAACGGATCGGAACTGATCAGTTTCTCGCGCTGCAGATGACGAATGGCATCAACCAGAGCCACACAGCCGCCTGTAATGGATGCGGTGCGAGTACCACCATCCGCCTGGATCACGTCGCAATCCACGGTGATGGTGAACTCGCCAAGCTTCTTGAGATTTACCGCCGCACGCAGTGAACGGCCGATCAGCCGCTGAATCTCCAGGGTGCGCCCCCCCTGCTTGCCTCGCGCCGCCTCACGGCCGCTCCGGGTGTGGGTTGCTCGTGGCAACATGCCGTACTCAGCCGTGACCCAACCTTGACGCTTGCCGCGCAACCAACGTGGAACGCCCGCCTCGACACTGGCAGTACAGATCACCTTGGTATCACCAAACTCCACCAGCACCGAACCCTCGGCGTGGCGGGTATAATCGCGGGTGATGCGAACTTCACGGCTTTGATCAAAAGCGCGACCGCTGGGACGTCGAATGTCCGAAGACATGGCACCTCTCTCGCTCAATGCCATCGCTGACGACACAGAGCATGAATTTGGGAAATGGGCGCTCATTCTACACGGGATCGCCCCGGAATCGGGTACACTGCGCTTGCGAAATTGGACACATCAATGCCATCAGGGTCTGGAATGAGCTGCACAGTGCACCTGTCAGCCGCTCAACTGTCCGTCGTTCAGCGATCAATTGCTGATCCCCTGCGCACCCTGAATCGAGGAGATATGCCATGGTTCACAGCATGACCGCCTTTGCCCGCCAGCAACACGATGCCGATTGGGGCACGCTACAGCTGGAGCTGCGCTCGGTGAACCAGCGCTATCTGGAACCTCATTTCCGCTTGCCGGAGGCATTGCGCGAGCTGGAATCCAGCTTCCGCGAAACCCTGCGCAACCGCCTGCACCGCGGCAAGGTGGAGTGCACTCTGCGCTTCGAGGCCAGTGAGGCCAACCAGACGTTGTCGGTCAATCAGGAGCGTCTCGCCGCATTGTCCTTCGCCCTCGACGAGGTACGTAGAACATTGCCTGATGCACCCATGCCCAATGCGCTGGCCCTGCTTGACCACCCCGGCGTGCTGCAGAGCTCAGGTCTCGACATGGACGCCATCAAGCAGGCGACCACCACCCTGTTCGACCAGGCACTGAGTGACCTGATCGAGGGTCGTCAACGCGAGGGTGAGAAGCTCAAGAGCCTGATAGAAGAGCGCCTTGCCTCGATCAGCGAATTGGTCGCTGAAGTGCGTGCACGCATGCCGGAAATTCTCCAGCGCCAGCGCACCCAACTCGAAGAGAAGCTGGCTGACCTGAGCGCCGAGCTGGACCCCCAGCGTCTCGAAGCAGAAGTGGTACTGATGGCTCACAAGGCTGATGTCGCCGAAGAGCTCGACCGCCTCGACACCCACGTCACTGAAGTGGCCCGTCAGCTCAAGCAGAAGGGACCCGTCGGCCGCCGCCTCGACTTCCTGATGCAGGAACTCAACCGCGAGGCCAACACCCTGTCATCCAAGTCAGTGGTCGCCGACACCACCCGCTGCGCCGTGGAGCTCAAGGTGCTGATCGAACAGATGCGCGAGCAGATCCAGAATATAGAGTGACGCTTTGTGGCTTATGCCACATCACCAGTTTTCGGGTTGGATTCACAGTCGTACAGCATCCCTCCCCACCCGTATCCTGAGGTATGCTGGAGGCAAATATAAATAGCCTGCTTACCACCTCGACGGAGCCCCCATGTCCGCTGCCGACGCATCTCTTGCCGCATCGTCCCCCCCGCATGTGATCCTGCCAGAGCGCCCTTCCGCTCAGGTCATCGCCACGCTGGTCGCGGAACTCGAACCGCTGCTGGGCAAGCGGATTACCACCGCCCAGGGGATTCGTGATCAGCACGGACACGATGAATCCTGGCATCACCCCTCACCGCCGGATGCGGTGTGCTTTCCGCATTCGACCGAGGAAGTCTCGGCGGTGGTCAAGGCCTGTGCGCGGCTGGCCGTGCCGGTGATTCCCTACGGCGTGGGCACCTCGATCGAGGGTCAGGTCATCGCCGTGCGCGGTGGGTTGTGTGTCGATCTATCGGCGATGAACCGGATCATCGAAGTACGCCCCGAGGACATGGACGCCACGCTGCAGCCGGGGGTGACTCGCACCCAGTTGAACACCGACCTGCGCGCCACCGGGCTGTTCTTTTCCGTCGATCCGGGAGCCGATGCCAGCATGGGTGGCATGGCCTCGACCCGCGCCAGCGGCACCAATACCGTGCGCTATGGCACCATTCGCGACAATGTGCTGTCACTGACGGTGGTGATGGCGGATGGCCGTATCGTGCGCACCGGAGGGCGGGCACGCAAGTCTGCGGCAGGTTACGACCTGACTCACCTGATGATCGGTGCCGAGGGCACGCTGGGCATCATCACCGAGTTGACCGTCAAACTGCATGGGCTGCCTGAGGCGATCTCTTCCGCTACCGTGGCCTTCGAGGATGTCGAAGGCGCCGTCAACAGCGTGATTGCCTCGATCCAGTACGGCATCCCCATGGCGCGCATCGAGTTGCTCGACGCGCTGTCGATGCAGGCGGTCAATCGCTTCTCCCACCTCGACTACGCCGAGAAGCCGACACTATTTCTCGAGTTCCACGGCACCCACGCCAGTGTGCGTGAACAGGCCGAGGCGCTGGCCGAGATCTGCAACGACTTCGGCGGCAGCGACTTCGCCTGGGCGACTCGCGAGGAAGACCGTCAGAAGCTGTGGCAGGCGCGCCATGATGCCGCCTACGCCGCCAAGCAACTGCGGCCGGGGATGGAGTTTCTCGCCACTGATATCTGCGTACCGATCTCGAAGCTCGCCGAGTGCATCGAAGCCACCCAGCAGGATGTCAGCGCAACCGGCCTGGTGGCGCCACTGCTGGGCCATGTCGGCGACGGCAACTTCCATCTGGTGGTGGTGATCGATCGCGACAGCGAACAGGAAATCGAGCAGCTCAAGGCCTTCAACGAACGCCTGGTCCAGCGCGCCCTGGCCGCCGGCGGCACCTGCACCGGCGAACACGGCATTGGCCTCGGTAAACGCCACTACATGACCAATGAACACGGCGAGGCACTGAGCGTGATGCGGGCGATCAAGATGGCCCTCGACCCACAGGGCATCATGAACCCGGGCAAGATGGTGTAACGTCACTCAAACCCGGCTTCATCCATATAACCGATGAACTTGCGCTTCTTCTGGTGCACTTCACGCAATTCATCAATCGCATGCCTGAGTGTTTCCTGCTGTGTACTGGTCTTGAGCGTCTTGCGATAACGCTCAAGCAGGCCAATGGCATTGCGATAACCACGGTCATTGGCCTGCTCGACCTCGCCACGAATCAACTGCAGAAACAGCTCCAGACTATCCTCGGGACGATCCTTGAGTCTGGCGAGTAACTGACGAACGGTTGTCGGTGTCGTGTGCCACTGGCGACAGATGGCCAGCGCCGCATCGGTATCACCCTCGGCAAGATGAATTTCCACCAGCTGTGTGGCTTCTCGACAGATGTTGAGCGGGAATCGGGAAGAGCAGGAAATGGTGGATTGCGGCTCCGGCAGTTTCGCACTCAGCCCATCCACAACGCGCTGGCGATACTGGCTATCCAACCGCTGGTAATCACTCAGCTCACGTGTCTGCTGATAGATCCGCCATTGCAGCTCGGCGGCTTCATCAGCCTTTTCCTGGTGCTCCCATAGCGTCACTCTCAGCCTATCGACGTCTGCCTGCCATCTACCAGTGCTGGAGTGGGCCTCATCCGCCAACTCGAGCCAGTGTTCGGCGAGATCCCATGCCTGATGTTCGATACAGTCACGTACCGCATGTATACAATCCATCCGCTGATTGGCGGTCTTGCGATATAGAGAGAGGACAGCTTCCAGATCACCGCGTTGCCGGGCATCTTCCAGCAAGGGATCACGTATCCGAGAGAAACGAAATGTCAGGCTCCAATCACTACCGGCAGGGGGCTTCGGTAGCGCATCCCACTGCTGGCGCAGAATGGCAAGAAAAGCCGCCATCCCTTCATCGCCCAGCACCTCACGATAGGCCTCGGGAATCGGCGCGTACCAGTCCTCCCTTTCTCGGCCATCATGGGCAAATGAAAGTTCATGGAGATATTGCGCCTTGTGCTGTGC
This Halomonas huangheensis DNA region includes the following protein-coding sequences:
- a CDS encoding exodeoxyribonuclease III, with protein sequence MKIASINVNGIREAVGRGFLDWLANQDADVVCVQNLKAKSFELDDSILYPEGYEGYFLDAEEDGFSGVGIYCRKIPKAIMYGLGFPQCDHEARFLQADYDRFSIASFLMPDGSDPAAKQAFMAQYQEYLSKMARKRREYIICGTWHIAHKTIDLANWSDNQSTPGFKPDERAWMDQVFGPTGFIDTFREINRDGDEYTWWPKLDSEVPRTRQEGWRLDYQIVGPNFRRHITDAWIDYDATFSEYAPLIVEYDLPL
- the rph gene encoding ribonuclease PH, producing MSSDIRRPSGRAFDQSREVRITRDYTRHAEGSVLVEFGDTKVICTASVEAGVPRWLRGKRQGWVTAEYGMLPRATHTRSGREAARGKQGGRTLEIQRLIGRSLRAAVNLKKLGEFTITVDCDVIQADGGTRTASITGGCVALVDAIRHLQREKLISSDPFKQLISSISVGLYKGLPVVDLDYPEDSSADTDMNVVLSESGEMIEVQGTAESGSFKREQLNAMLDLADKAGAELFAHQREALGFCK
- a CDS encoding YicC/YloC family endoribonuclease; protein product: MVHSMTAFARQQHDADWGTLQLELRSVNQRYLEPHFRLPEALRELESSFRETLRNRLHRGKVECTLRFEASEANQTLSVNQERLAALSFALDEVRRTLPDAPMPNALALLDHPGVLQSSGLDMDAIKQATTTLFDQALSDLIEGRQREGEKLKSLIEERLASISELVAEVRARMPEILQRQRTQLEEKLADLSAELDPQRLEAEVVLMAHKADVAEELDRLDTHVTEVARQLKQKGPVGRRLDFLMQELNREANTLSSKSVVADTTRCAVELKVLIEQMREQIQNIE
- a CDS encoding FAD-binding oxidoreductase; translation: MSAADASLAASSPPHVILPERPSAQVIATLVAELEPLLGKRITTAQGIRDQHGHDESWHHPSPPDAVCFPHSTEEVSAVVKACARLAVPVIPYGVGTSIEGQVIAVRGGLCVDLSAMNRIIEVRPEDMDATLQPGVTRTQLNTDLRATGLFFSVDPGADASMGGMASTRASGTNTVRYGTIRDNVLSLTVVMADGRIVRTGGRARKSAAGYDLTHLMIGAEGTLGIITELTVKLHGLPEAISSATVAFEDVEGAVNSVIASIQYGIPMARIELLDALSMQAVNRFSHLDYAEKPTLFLEFHGTHASVREQAEALAEICNDFGGSDFAWATREEDRQKLWQARHDAAYAAKQLRPGMEFLATDICVPISKLAECIEATQQDVSATGLVAPLLGHVGDGNFHLVVVIDRDSEQEIEQLKAFNERLVQRALAAGGTCTGEHGIGLGKRHYMTNEHGEALSVMRAIKMALDPQGIMNPGKMV
- a CDS encoding SWIM zinc finger family protein, coding for MIDPMTHDEEMSFLSDKHLARLAGGGAFARGEKYYRQGRVRDLDRTGSRIVAVVDGSQVYRADLTLSRNGLDGVCICPASGGFDFCKHCVAAALAYRAELNGEPVEAPAEKSSSGKSVGGKAVARESTVEAAIAPAELKKRITAAFPFPRDGLFRYAQVSTYFSRAEPLMDLLESQAPLLSPEQLLKLVDYAQTRLYRALETIDDSGGFRLHCEGTLKELHIEAMQRLDWSAQHKAQYLHELSFAHDGREREDWYAPIPEAYREVLGDEGMAAFLAILRQQWDALPKPPAGSDWSLTFRFSRIRDPLLEDARQRGDLEAVLSLYRKTANQRMDCIHAVRDCIEHQAWDLAEHWLELADEAHSSTGRWQADVDRLRVTLWEHQEKADEAAELQWRIYQQTRELSDYQRLDSQYRQRVVDGLSAKLPEPQSTISCSSRFPLNICREATQLVEIHLAEGDTDAALAICRQWHTTPTTVRQLLARLKDRPEDSLELFLQLIRGEVEQANDRGYRNAIGLLERYRKTLKTSTQQETLRHAIDELREVHQKKRKFIGYMDEAGFE